One segment of Salvia splendens isolate huo1 chromosome 20, SspV2, whole genome shotgun sequence DNA contains the following:
- the LOC121780591 gene encoding SHUGOSHIN 2-like, with protein sequence MPKPEGFHILNAQNAAVTKDKAKDTQNVGRRKLADISNQPQNQRLLVQEKSQSTETNIKEYIHKLHKDNMALVKMIAQRNEIIEQNGVESDRLRVNLLKMQEQNQHLATYNAQILVEINSGKDKLKMLQHVLGCKAGLLKVDLEGREKTTPLGDAVVDVEGITIESSKGDTDDQKPHETKMDSQKTGVFSSESGPVKYKDKAENKRKIRRRQSARFNAAEVEHGEDFLETKEARVSVSQMAKDSVREQRSTSETALVENESRKDGSGPRFQPQQLLLRPSRAAKEKVQSYKEVSLCVKLRRPE encoded by the exons ATGCCGAAGCCGGAAGGTTTTCACATTCTGAATGCGCAGAATGCTGCAGTTACCAAAG ATAAAGCGAAGGACACTCAAAATGTGGGTAGGAGGAAGCTTGCAGACATCAGTAACCAGCCACAAAATCAAAGGCTGTTGGTTCAGGAGAAATCTCAATCTACAGAGACGAATATTAAAGAGTACATTCACAAGCTACATAAG GATAATATGGCTTTGGTGAAGATGATAGCACAGAGGAA CGAAATCATTGAACAGAATGGAGTCGAGTCTGACAGATTGAGAGTAAATCTGCTCAAAATGCAGGAACAGAATCAACATCTGGCAACTTACAATGCTCAAATACTTGTG GAAATTAATTCAGGTAAAGATAAG TTGAAAATGTTACAGCATGTGCTTGGGTGCAAAGCTGGTCTTCTCAAAGTTGATCTTGAG GGAAGGGAAAAGACAACACCATTGGGAGATGCTGTTGTTGATGTTGAG GGGATCACAATTGAGTCCTCAAAAGGAGATACAGATGATCAGAAGCCTCATGAAACCAAAATGGATTCACAAAAAACTG GTGTATTCTCCTCTGAGTCTGGACCAGTTAAGTATAAGGACAAGGCAGAAAATAAGAG GAAAATTCGGCGAAGGCAATCTGCTAGATTCAATGCTGCAGAAGTAGAACATGGTGAGGATTTCTTAGAAACAAAGGAGGCTAGAGTTTCTGTATCTCAAATGGCCAAGGATTCTGTCAGAGAACAGAGATCAACATCTGAGACTGCATTAGTGGAAAACGAAAGCAGGAAAGACGGGTCAGGCCCTAGGTTTCAGCCTCAGCAGCTTCTCTTGAGGCCATCACGGGCAGCTAAGGAGAAGGTTCAGTCCTACAAGGAGGTATCATTATGTGTCAAACTGCGCAGGCCCGAGTGA
- the LOC121781710 gene encoding expansin-B15-like, translating to MSISNKYSRFISILLLILFVSNELCLCLPSKSLNATLNENGFSPAVATWYGSPTGSGSGGACGLENDVNDAPYYGMISAGNGKLFRSGAGCGTCFLVKCTNNPACSGSSIHVTITDECPGLCNNDNIHFDLSGKAFGYLAKPGREDELRNLGRIDIQYTSVQCYYDFKIAVKIDSGSNPYYLAMAVENVNGDGEIDRIDITAQGWKSWAPMQRNWGETWKFDVPSGTTGPFSIRFTDRSSRSVVAYNIIPSNWAPGKKYYSNTNFP from the exons ATGTCCATTTCAAACAAGTATAGTCGTTTCATTAGTATCttattattgattttgtttGTCTCAAATGAGTTATGCCTTTGCCTTCCTTCGAAATCATTGAATGCTACACTCAATGAAAATGGTTTCTCACCGGCGGTGGCGACCTGGTACGGCAGCCCCACCGGATCAGGAAGTg GTGGAGCTTGTGGTTTGGAGAATGATGTGAATGATGCTCCTTACTATGGCATGATTTCAGCCGGAAATGGCAAATTATTCCGATCCGGTGCTGGTTGCGGGACTTGTTTTCTG GTGAAATGCACAAATAATCCAGCTTGTTCAGGATCTTCAATTCATGTGACAATTACAGACGAATGCCCTGGTCTTTGTAATAATGACAATATTCACTTTGACTTAAGTGGAAAGGCTTTTGGTTATTTAGCAAAACCTGGCCGTGAAGACGAGTTGAGAAATTTAGGAAGGATCGACATTCAATATACCAG TGTGCAATGCTACTATGACTTTAAAATAGCAGTGAAGATTGACTCAGGGTCTAACCCTTACTACTTAGCCATGGCTGTGGAGAATGTGAATGGGGACGGTGAGATCGATCGAATCGACATAACGGCTCAAGGATGGAAATCATGGGCGCCTATGCAACGTAATTGGGGCGAGACTTGGAAATTTGATGTGCCATCTGGAACCACTGGACCATTTTCAATTAGATTTACCGATCGCAGTTCAAGATCAGTTGTGGCTTATAACATCATACCAAGCAATTGGGctccaggaaaaaaatattattcaaacACTAATTTCCCTTGA
- the LOC121780979 gene encoding uncharacterized protein LOC121780979 yields the protein MEEQCSPLTWAYYFEEEGVADLKQSLFYSTLEVEAAVVAAHEEISRKDEEIVQLKELLANIMQERDEFATKCQRLSLEMSSQLQPISSGTTSNDDETNTNNSQSLSDSDSPPPADRLPVIKPLPENGKFLQAVMEAGPLLQTLLLAGPLPQWQHPPPQLSSGDIPPVTKMLISPTAGNKRSMLNSADFSPASKYQRICSPLNIISN from the exons ATGGAAGAACAATGCAGTCCTCTTACATGGGCTTACTACTTTGAAGAAGAG GGAGTGGCGGATTTGAAGCAATCCCTCTTCTACTCAACGCTAGAGGtggaggcggcggtggtggcggcgcacGAGGAGATTTCGAGGAAAGACGAGGAGATTGTCCAACTCAAAGAGCTACTAGCCAATATCATGCAAGAGAGGGACGAATTTGCGACGAAATGCCAGCGACTTTCGCTGGAAATGTCGTCGCAATTGCAACCAATCTCAAGCGGCACCACTAGCAACGACGACGAAACCAACACTAATAATTCCCAATCCCTCTCCGACTCCGACAGCCCGCCGCCGGCCGACAGACTTCCGGTGATCAAGCCGTTGCCGGAAAATGGCAAATTCCTCCAGGCCGTGATGGAAGCCGGCCCGCTCCTCCAGACGCTCCTCCTCGCCGGCCCGCTCCCCCAGTGGCAGCACCCGCCGCCGCAACTCAGCTCCGGCGACATTCCGCCGGTGACGAAAATGCTCATCAGCCCAACCGCCGGTAACAAGAGGAGTATGTTAAACAGTGCGGATTTCTCTCCTGCTTCTAAATACCAACGAATTTGCTCACCACTTAACattattagtaattaa
- the LOC121781711 gene encoding expansin-B6-like → MTVENVNGDVNTTSRNSFSEAIATWYGAPTGAGSDGGACGFVRDIESHPYHGFVSAGNNKLYKSGAGCGTCYEVKCRYNKACSQRAIKVTITDECPGSCNDDGIHFDLSGKAFGALAYSGQEDNLRNAGKIMVKYRRVKCNYKSNIKFRIDSGSNPFYLAFVVGNLNGYGDVAHVELKPSNSDWVPMQRSWGVTWKADLKDSQKGPFSIRINGSINTASIIAYNVIPYNWKAGQYYYSSVNF, encoded by the exons ATGACCGTGGAGAATGTGAATGGGGATG TCAATACTACATCACGTAACTCCTTCTCTGAAGCTATTGCCACGTGGTATGGGGCCCCCACCGGAGCGGGAAGCG ATGGGGGAGCTTGTGGTTTTGTACGTGACATAGAAAGCCATCCTTACCACGGTTTCGTTTCTGCTGGAAATAACAAGTTATATAAGTCAGGAGCCGGTTGTGGGACTTGTTATGAG GTGAAATGCAGATATAACAAAGCTTGTTCACAACGTGCAATTAAAGTAACAATTACAGATGAATGTCCCGGTTCATGTAACGATGATGGCATTCACTTCGACTTAAGTGGAAAAGCCTTTGGAGCTTTGGCATATTCTGGCCAAGAAGACAACTTGAGAAATGCAGGCAAGATCATGGTTAAATATAGGAG GGTAAAATGCAattataaatcaaatataaaatttagaaTCGACTCCGGATCAAATCCTTTCTATCTAGCCTTTGTGGTGGGGAATTTGAATGGATATGGTGATGTTGCCCATGTTGAGTTGAAACCTTCAAACTCGGATTGGGTGCCAATGCAAAGATCTTGGGGAGTTACATGGAAAGCTGATTTGAAGGATTCACAAAAAGGTCCTTTCTCAATAAGGATTAATGGATCAATAAACACGGCTTCAATTATAGCATATAATGTCATTCCTTATAATTGGAAAGCTGGACAATATTATTATTCCAGTGTTAATTTTTGA
- the LOC121782165 gene encoding ras-related protein RABC2a-like, with translation MGSRKGSFGVNYDYSFKVLLIGDYAVGKSFLLLSFISNCQQFPHELSPTIGVDFKIKLLTTAGKRLKLTIWDTEMMILKNLDWN, from the exons ATGGGTTCAAGAAAGGGTAGCTTTGGGGTCAACTATGATTACTCTTTTAAGGTTCTGTTGATTGGGGATTATGCAGTGGGAAAGAGCTTTCTTTTGCTCAGTTTCATCTCCAACTGCCAGCAGTTTCCTCATGAGCTTTCTCCTACCATTG GAGTGGATTTCAAGATAAAACTGCTAACCACTGCTGGAAAAAGGCTAAAACTTACAATTTGGGATACAG AAatgatgattttgaagaattTGGATTGGAATTAG